A region from the Lysobacter antibioticus genome encodes:
- a CDS encoding DUF3016 domain-containing protein, translated as MNLRIALAVLLSAAALMAADVDAKSRNVTDPDAPRALPEQGPVAVRWEDPAKFTEIRYSRNRFEAERGNWVEQLAQHLRTRAQKRLPEGQRLEVDIADIKRAGDFEPWHGPQFDDTRFIREIYPPRIVLNFKRLDANGQVVAEGERTLRDMSFMMGARSVSDSDPLRYEKRLIDDWLSQELKAPGA; from the coding sequence ATGAACCTGCGCATCGCCCTCGCCGTCCTGCTCTCGGCCGCCGCGCTGATGGCCGCAGACGTCGACGCGAAGTCCCGCAACGTCACCGATCCCGACGCGCCGCGCGCCTTGCCCGAACAGGGCCCGGTCGCGGTGCGCTGGGAAGACCCGGCGAAGTTCACCGAAATCCGCTACAGCCGCAATCGTTTCGAGGCCGAACGCGGCAACTGGGTCGAGCAACTGGCGCAACACCTGCGCACCCGCGCGCAAAAGCGGCTGCCGGAAGGTCAGCGCCTGGAAGTCGACATCGCCGACATCAAACGCGCCGGCGACTTCGAGCCCTGGCACGGTCCGCAGTTCGACGACACCCGCTTCATCCGCGAGATCTATCCGCCGCGCATCGTCCTGAACTTCAAGCGCCTGGACGCCAACGGCCAGGTCGTCGCAGAAGGCGAACGCACCCTGCGCGACATGAGCTTCATGATGGGTGCGCGCAGCGTCAGCGACAGCGACCCCTTGCGTTACGAGAAGCGCCTGATCGACGACTGGCTGTCGCAGGAACTGAAGGCGCCGGGCGCCTGA
- a CDS encoding Lrp/AsnC family transcriptional regulator: protein MDEFDRRILQRLQLDARTTSEEIAESVGLSATAVQRRIKRLRSEGAIRAEVAIVDPAAVGQGLTVIVGIELIQGSRTDLIDRFKRRMAAEPQVQQCYYVAGDHDFVLVVLARDVRDYEALSRRLWFEDANIKRFSTTFVLDPVKTGLQVPIA, encoded by the coding sequence ATGGACGAATTCGACCGACGCATCCTGCAACGCCTGCAACTGGATGCCCGCACCACCTCCGAAGAGATCGCCGAGTCGGTCGGGCTGTCGGCGACTGCGGTGCAACGGCGCATCAAGCGTCTGCGCAGCGAGGGCGCGATCCGCGCCGAGGTCGCGATCGTCGACCCGGCCGCGGTCGGGCAGGGCCTGACGGTGATCGTCGGCATCGAGCTGATCCAGGGCAGCCGCACCGACCTGATCGACCGTTTCAAGCGCCGCATGGCCGCCGAGCCGCAGGTGCAGCAGTGCTACTACGTCGCCGGTGACCACGACTTCGTGTTGGTGGTCCTGGCCCGCGACGTGCGCGACTACGAAGCCCTGAGCCGGCGGCTGTGGTTCGAGGACGCCAACATCAAGCGCTTTAGCACCACCTTCGTGCTCGACCCGGTCAAGACCGGGCTGCAGGTGCCGATCGCCTGA
- a CDS encoding YciI family protein, which yields MKYLVMIYNDDSLIEALPEGEFGTMMRGCLAHADALHDAGVLLDSQMLAPPAQATTLRTRNGRTTFMDGPFAEAKEYLGGFNLIEAADMDEAVRIAESFPWSRTGRLEVRPVVDLDHVRREFAS from the coding sequence ATGAAATATCTGGTCATGATCTACAACGACGACAGCCTGATCGAAGCCCTGCCCGAGGGCGAGTTCGGCACCATGATGCGCGGCTGCCTGGCCCACGCCGACGCCTTGCACGACGCCGGCGTGCTGCTGGATTCGCAAATGCTCGCACCGCCGGCGCAGGCCACCACGCTGCGCACCCGCAACGGCCGCACCACCTTCATGGACGGCCCCTTCGCCGAAGCCAAGGAATACCTGGGCGGCTTCAACCTGATCGAAGCGGCCGACATGGACGAAGCCGTGCGCATCGCCGAATCCTTCCCGTGGAGCCGTACCGGCCGGCTGGAAGTGCGTCCGGTCGTGGACCTCGATCACGTGCGGCGCGAGTTCGCGTCCTGA
- a CDS encoding VOC family protein, producing the protein MSDQPKIFVNLAVKNLDRAVAFYTQLGYTFNAKFTDENATCMIVGENIFVMLLVEPFFQSFTKKSICDTSKSVEALLGLSAESREKVDELVEKAIAAGAVIPKEPTDYGFMYQRSYEDLDGHTWEVFYMDPNAEPHAAQQ; encoded by the coding sequence ATGTCCGACCAGCCCAAGATCTTCGTCAACCTCGCCGTCAAGAACCTCGACCGCGCGGTCGCCTTCTATACCCAGCTCGGCTACACCTTCAACGCCAAGTTCACCGACGAAAACGCCACCTGCATGATCGTCGGCGAGAACATCTTCGTCATGCTGCTGGTCGAGCCGTTCTTCCAGTCCTTCACCAAGAAGTCGATCTGCGACACCTCCAAGAGCGTCGAGGCCCTGCTCGGCCTGTCGGCCGAGAGCCGCGAGAAGGTCGACGAACTGGTCGAAAAGGCCATCGCGGCCGGCGCGGTCATCCCCAAGGAGCCGACGGATTACGGCTTCATGTACCAGCGAAGCTACGAAGACCTCGACGGCCACACCTGGGAAGTGTTTTACATGGACCCGAATGCGGAACCGCACGCCGCCCAGCAGTAA
- a CDS encoding excalibur calcium-binding domain-containing protein — MHAHSIALAAALALSAASPAWAHGGGLNAEGCHNDRKHGGYHCHRGPAAGGGNLRPTSPRAPGRASSWADDDSGAADGSGAYANCSAARAAGAAPVRRGDPGYGRHLDRDGDGIACE, encoded by the coding sequence ATGCACGCTCATTCCATCGCGCTCGCCGCCGCACTGGCGCTGAGCGCCGCCTCGCCCGCCTGGGCTCACGGCGGCGGCCTCAATGCCGAGGGCTGCCATAACGATCGCAAGCACGGCGGCTATCACTGCCATCGCGGCCCTGCCGCGGGCGGCGGCAATTTGCGGCCGACGTCGCCGCGCGCACCCGGTCGGGCCTCGTCTTGGGCCGACGACGACTCGGGGGCGGCCGATGGCAGCGGCGCCTACGCCAACTGCAGCGCCGCGCGCGCTGCCGGCGCCGCACCGGTACGACGCGGCGATCCCGGCTACGGCCGCCATCTGGATCGCGACGGCGACGGCATCGCCTGCGAGTGA
- a CDS encoding SMP-30/gluconolactonase/LRE family protein — MANHDYLIHDDEFRRCIRLSANVERLADGCRWAEGPTYFPALSCLVWSDIPNERLLRWDECNGQVGVFRQPSGYANGGTVDRQGRMIRCEQGGRRVTRVEHDGSVSVLADRYGDRRFNSPNDVVVQSNGAIWFSDPSYGIDSNYEGVRAEREQDGCHVYRIAPEDGSVERVADDFTQPNGLAFSPDETRLYIVDSGLGVGVLRVFDVGADGRLSNGREFARCADAIYDGVRVDEDGRVWISAGEGLHCHRADGRLIGEIRIPERVSNLVFGGPKRNRLFVTATTSLYSVLLAVSGAKTF, encoded by the coding sequence ATGGCGAACCACGACTACCTGATCCACGACGACGAGTTCCGCCGTTGCATCCGCCTGAGCGCCAACGTCGAGCGCCTGGCCGACGGTTGCCGCTGGGCGGAAGGCCCGACCTATTTTCCGGCGTTGAGCTGTCTGGTCTGGAGCGACATCCCGAACGAACGCCTGCTGCGCTGGGACGAATGCAACGGCCAGGTCGGCGTGTTCCGGCAGCCGTCCGGTTACGCCAACGGCGGCACGGTCGATCGTCAGGGGCGCATGATCCGTTGCGAACAGGGCGGACGGCGGGTGACGCGGGTCGAGCACGACGGCAGCGTCAGCGTGCTGGCGGATCGCTATGGGGACCGTCGCTTCAACAGCCCCAACGACGTTGTCGTGCAGTCGAACGGCGCGATCTGGTTCAGCGACCCGTCCTACGGCATCGATTCGAATTACGAGGGCGTGCGAGCCGAGCGCGAACAGGACGGTTGCCACGTCTACCGCATCGCGCCAGAGGACGGCTCGGTGGAACGTGTCGCCGACGACTTCACCCAGCCTAACGGCCTGGCGTTCTCTCCGGACGAAACGCGGCTGTATATCGTCGACAGCGGGCTCGGGGTCGGTGTGCTGCGAGTGTTCGACGTGGGCGCCGACGGCCGGCTGTCGAATGGCCGGGAATTCGCGCGCTGCGCAGATGCGATCTACGACGGCGTGCGGGTGGACGAGGACGGGCGGGTCTGGATCAGCGCGGGCGAAGGGCTGCACTGCCATCGTGCCGACGGCCGCCTGATCGGCGAGATCCGCATCCCCGAGCGAGTCTCCAACCTGGTATTCGGCGGGCCCAAGCGCAACCGGCTGTTCGTGACCGCGACGACGTCCCTGTATTCGGTGCTGCTGGCGGTGAGCGGGGCGAAGACGTTCTAA
- a CDS encoding class I SAM-dependent methyltransferase: MAQNIYDDPAFFEGYSQLRRSIEGLVGAPEWPSLQAQLPELRGRRVIDLGCGYGWFCRYARLQGAAHVVGVDVSEKMLERARATTQDTGIAYIRADLDHFDPGEAAFDLVYSSLTLHYLDDLPGLLARVHRALVPGGRLLFSVEHPIYTAPAHPAWSSDDDGRKTWPVNGYQTEGPRVTHWFAPGVRKVHRTLGTYLNGLIAAGFRIAHVEEWGPSDAQVAQTPALEEERERPMLLLVAAQRPEG, translated from the coding sequence ATGGCCCAGAATATCTACGACGATCCGGCCTTCTTCGAAGGCTATTCGCAACTTCGGCGTTCGATCGAAGGATTGGTCGGCGCACCGGAATGGCCGTCGCTGCAGGCGCAGTTGCCGGAACTGCGCGGGCGGCGGGTGATCGATCTGGGCTGTGGCTATGGTTGGTTCTGTCGCTACGCGCGCTTGCAGGGCGCGGCGCACGTGGTCGGCGTCGACGTGTCCGAGAAGATGCTGGAACGCGCGCGGGCCACGACCCAGGATACCGGCATCGCCTACATTCGCGCCGATCTGGATCACTTCGATCCGGGCGAGGCCGCGTTCGATCTGGTCTACAGCTCCCTGACTCTGCATTACCTCGACGATCTGCCGGGCTTGCTGGCGAGGGTCCATCGCGCGCTGGTGCCGGGCGGGCGCTTGTTGTTTTCCGTCGAGCATCCGATCTACACCGCGCCCGCGCATCCGGCTTGGTCGAGCGATGACGACGGCCGCAAGACCTGGCCGGTCAACGGTTACCAGACCGAGGGGCCGCGGGTGACGCATTGGTTCGCGCCGGGCGTGCGCAAGGTGCATCGCACCCTCGGCACCTATCTCAACGGCCTGATCGCGGCCGGCTTCCGCATCGCCCACGTCGAGGAGTGGGGGCCGAGCGACGCCCAGGTCGCACAGACGCCGGCGCTCGAAGAGGAGCGCGAGCGGCCGATGCTGTTGTTGGTGGCGGCGCAGCGTCCGGAAGGCTAA
- a CDS encoding PepSY domain-containing protein — protein MKPLMLALALAACIPVVAVAQSPQGSVALTEHQIRTRLAEQGYTKVNDLKFGDGVWHADARSGDGNRVQVRLDPVTGTVYPNEQVARMSERDVRAALAAAGYTNVHDVDYEDGIWNAEADSPTGKDVEVKIDPYTGKVIGTEKD, from the coding sequence ATGAAGCCGCTCATGCTCGCGCTCGCCTTGGCGGCCTGCATCCCCGTCGTCGCCGTGGCGCAATCGCCGCAAGGCAGCGTAGCCCTGACCGAGCACCAGATCCGAACGCGTCTGGCCGAACAGGGTTATACCAAGGTCAACGATCTCAAGTTCGGCGATGGCGTCTGGCATGCCGATGCGCGCAGCGGCGACGGTAACCGCGTCCAGGTCCGCCTCGATCCGGTCACCGGCACGGTGTATCCCAACGAGCAGGTCGCGCGCATGAGCGAACGCGACGTGCGCGCGGCGCTGGCCGCGGCCGGCTACACCAACGTCCACGATGTCGACTACGAGGACGGCATCTGGAACGCCGAGGCCGACAGCCCGACCGGCAAGGACGTCGAAGTGAAGATCGATCCGTACACCGGCAAGGTCATCGGTACCGAAAAGGATTGA